One Primulina huaijiensis isolate GDHJ02 chromosome 5, ASM1229523v2, whole genome shotgun sequence DNA segment encodes these proteins:
- the LOC140977451 gene encoding kirola-like: MGLPCKLIAQVAFKAGGDVFHQILCNNPGHLVTTSPAKFQGFDLHHGTLGANGSVLFWKYTLEGKEQTCKQIIQDIDEEKKQITFKFIEGELIEMYKNLIITMHVETKNGIDYVTWTMEYEIIDDANPHPFSVLNFCVEFTSEIEHHIFGK; this comes from the exons ATGGGATTACCTTGCAAGCTAATTGCTCAAGTAGCTTTTAAGGCCGGAGGAGATGTGTTTCATCAGATTCTTTGCAATAACCCTGGTCATTTAGTCACTACGTCTCCTGCTAAATTTCAGGGTTTTGATTTGCATCATGGGACTTTGGGGGCTAATGGCTCTGTTCTTTTTTGGAAATACACCCTTG aggGAAAAGAGCAGACATGTAAGCAAATCATTCAAGACATAGACGAGGAGAAGAAGCAGATAACATTCAAGTTCATCGAAGGAGAGTTGATTGAGATGTACAAGAACTTGATCATAACCATGCACGTCGAGACCAAAAACGGGATCGATTACGTTACGTGGACTATGGAATATGAAATTATCGATGATGCTAATCCGCATCCCTTCTCGGTCTTGAATTTCTGCGTGGAGTTTACAAGCGAGATCGAGCATCATATTTTCGGCAAGTAA
- the LOC140977508 gene encoding probable xyloglucan endotransglucosylase/hydrolase protein 26 gives MAKSAILGLPFLVSFLIMSICLSLVEGKFKNMMFFSWGGQHSALRGNGDDVTLVLDQESGSGIESNGTFLFGTFEMQIKLVPGNSAGTVTAYYLSSIGEKHDEIDFEFLGNVSGQPYTIHTNIFSQGCGGREQQFHPWFDPIADFHNYTIYWSPSQVIWYVDRVPIRVYNNYLKDGIPYPNLQEMRVYSSLWNADSWATRGGLDKIDWQNAPFVAKLRNFRATDYNYDERPPASMNIIEYDTMISQSELDEDEYDAMKDLRKKHMIYDYCKDVKRYRGLFPGDCLMPQY, from the exons ATGGCGAAATCTGCTATCTTGGGGTTACCGTTTCTCGTATCGTTTTTGATAATGTCGATATGTTTAAGTTTGGTGGAGGGGAAATTCAAGAACATGATGTTTTTTAGCTGGGGCGGTCAACATTCTGCTTTACGGGGGAATGGGGACGATGTGACTCTGGTTCTGGACCAAGAATCTG GTTCTGGAATCGAATCCAATGGAACGTTTCTATTCGGAACTTTTGAAATGCAGATCAAATTGGTGCCTGGAAACTCGGCCGGAACCGTCACAGCTTACTAT CTGTCTTCCATTGGTGAAAAACACGACGAAATAGACTTTGAATTTCTAGGAAACGTATCGGGGCAGCCATACACCATCCATACAAACATATTTTCTCAAGGATGCGGCGGCAGAGAACAGCAGTTTCATCCATGGTTCGACCCAATTGCGGACTTCCACAACTACACCATATATTGGAGCCCATCTCAAGTAAT atgGTATGTTGACAGAGTCCCCATAAGGGTCTACAATAACTATCTGAAAGACGGAATCCCCTACCCAAATCTTCAAGAAATGAGGGTGTACTCCAGTCTTTGGAACGCCGATAGCTGGGCTACACGAGGTGGGCTTGACAAAATCGATTGGCAAAACGCGCCATTCGTAGCCAAACTGCGCAATTTTAGAGCGACTGATTACAACTACGATGAGAGACCACCAGCAAGTATGAATATCATCGAGTACGATACAATGATTTCCCAGTCGGAGCTGGACGAAGATGAATATGATGCGATGAAAGATCTGAGAAAAAagcatatgatatatgattactGCAAAGACGTGAAACGATACCGTGGACTGTTTCCTGGCGACTGTTTGATGCCACAATACTGA
- the LOC140976041 gene encoding protein SPEAR3-like encodes MGRNYFGSDANGRCVAGSPSSSRKSKKNDSDKPKQPQRGLGVAQLEKIRLHSQMECNYLPTFRIPYAQNFIQEDMGLRNSLSSPSYGFPGSYQVMMGFQDFEGASTTYGESQSSNVARRWQPGNA; translated from the exons atggGAAGAAATTATTTTGGATCGGATGCAAATGGTAGATGTGTAGCAGGGAGTCCTTCATCATCAAGAAAATCGAAAAAGAACGATTCGGATAAGCCTAAACAGCCACAGAGAGGACTTGGAGTTGCTCAGCTTGAGAAGATTAGGCTACATAGTCAGATGGAATGCAATTATCTTCCTACATTTCGTATCCCTTATGCCCAGAATTTCATTCag GAGGATATGGGATTGCGAAATTCGTTGTCTTCGCCTTCTTATGGCTTTCCTGGATCTTACCAAGTCATG ATGGGATTTCAAGATTTTGAAGGGGCAAGTACTACATATGGGGAATCCCAATCCAGCAATGTTGCAAG AAGATGGCAACCAGGCAACGCATGA